Proteins encoded in a region of the Planococcus citri chromosome 1, ihPlaCitr1.1, whole genome shotgun sequence genome:
- the LOC135843082 gene encoding uncharacterized protein LOC135843082, translated as MRRGLVLTYHTYCHDTGLILKVKQLLISVQRQDFVEYEIQTRMRYYQREGKKLRPVNENNLHQSQLTSGWMRIKLYYRCDDHLRAKLTTFDTEVSVGLNLVKAVLKVFSSMYDDEESRVMERKYLRWCRFCIDKIRSGCLFSSDEEGDSSCLKMVLSDSESEKENDLELLERKVKKLEEEEIKQKRSLSMLNEDFVDVCHQYDKLFENNKKLEKEYGDQVFKCRQQNEEIIELKSLYLINTKIMH; from the exons atgagacgCGGTTTAGTTCTTACATACCATACTTACTGCCATGACACTGGTTTGATATTAAAAGTGAAACAACTGCTCATTTCGGTACAGAGACAAGACTTCGTTGAATATGAG ATTCAGACGAGAATGCGATATTATCAGAGGGAAGGCAAAAAGTTACGACCAGTTAATGAAAATAATCTGCACCAGAGTCAGCTAACAAGTGGTTGGATGAGGATTAAG CTATATTATAGATGTGATGATCATTTAAGAGCCAAGTTGACTACATTTGATACAGAGGTTTCTGTTGGGCTGAACTTGGTGAAGGCAGTTCTCAAAGTTTTTAGCTCTATGTATGATGATGAAGAAAGCCGTGTGATGGAACGGAAATATCTGCGATGGTGTAGATTTTGTATTGATAAAATTCGAAGTGGATG tttgttttccTCTGATGAGGAAGGAGATTCATCGTGTTTGAAAATGGTATTATCAGACTCTGAGtccgaaaaagaaaatgatctCGAATTGCTcgaaagaaaagtaaaaaaattagaagaggAGGAaataaa GCAGAAACGGTCGCTCTCTATGTTGAACGAGGATTTTGTGGACGTTTGTCACCAGTATGATAagctatttgaaaataataaaaaattagaaaaagaatACGGTGACCAGGTATTTAAATGCAGACAGCAAAACGAAGAAATCATCGAACTCAAAAGCTTATACTTGATAAATACAAAAATCATGCACTGA